DNA sequence from the Clostridia bacterium genome:
TATATCCATAAGCTGCTGCTGGAGCTCAGGGATCAGGGGAAAGGGATCCTTTTGATTTCGGCGGAGCTGCCGGAGATCATGAAGTTAAGTGACCGCATTGCCGTTCTTTACGAAGGAGAAATCCGGGCTCTGGGGCCGGCGGAAGAATTTACCCAAGAGGAGTTGGGACTGCTCATGGCGGGAAGAGAGAGGGGGGAAGCGTCATGAAGGCAAGGGAAGCGGTGCTCACCCCGGAAAGGACGGATTTGCTGTGGGATTTGCTGTTGTCGGTACTGGCTATCCTGCTGGCCTTGCTTTTAGGCGGGGTCTTGGTTTGGGCCCTGGGCGAATCCCCCTGGACTGCTTACCAGGCTTTATGGAAAGGTTCCTTTGGCGATGCCAGGAGCCTGGCCAATACCCTGGCCAAGGCGACGCCGCTGGTTTTCGTCGGCTTGTCGGTAGGCCTGGCCTTTCGCTGCGGCTTGTTTAATATCGGGGCGGAGGGCCAGCTGTATGTGGGGGCTTTCTGCGGCGTGCTGGCGGCTTTGTACCTGCCGTCCATGCCTAAACTCATCACGCTGCCGGTCGTTATAGT
Encoded proteins:
- a CDS encoding ABC transporter permease, translated to MKAREAVLTPERTDLLWDLLLSVLAILLALLLGGVLVWALGESPWTAYQALWKGSFGDARSLANTLAKATPLVFVGLSVGLAFRCGLFNIGAEGQLYVGAFCGVLAALYLPSMPKLITLPVVIVAGMLAAGLWGAVAGFLKAKYGTHEVVVTVMGNYIAINLTSYLVNYPFKAPGQVPQTEIIPVAATFFKLVPRTQLTTAFLLALVMVLAVYWFLWKTAPGYEIRA